From the Thermococcus celericrescens genome, the window ATATTGGACTTTGAGCCATGGAGCGGGCACGCCATAGTAATAGTCATAAGGATTTGAATCTCCCTGCCTAACCGTATCCTCAATAAACCAGCCGTAAGTAAGTGGATTATGTACACCTCCCCCATCCCAGTGATGTAATAGAGTAAAGTGGTCGTACACAGGACTAATCTCCACTGACCATGCATCATGAGGTGCTCCTGAAAGGTAAGTCCAAGTACAATAAAGATAGTCGATGTCTCCCGAATGCACTGGATCAACCAATCTATGGTCAAAGTTGGCGTATAATACTTCACCTGCTAGAGCTATTTTGGCAGTAGTCCCAACACTTAGCATCCCTATCAGTATTGCCAACCAAAACTTCAACTTCATATAGACCCCCATCAAATATTGCAATAATATTTTTGACTTCAAAACTTATAAACTTTTTCCTTTATTATTAGTAAATATTTTTCCTTTTTTTCGAGTATAGATTTGTTCTAACTGAAGTTTTCATCTTAGAACCAGCCAAAAGAAGCTTGAGTAAAAGAGCGAACAAAAACGAGCATTAGAAAGCAGAAAAGTTAAGCTTTTCTCCGCCTTGCTCTGAGAAACTCGGCTAAGTCAATCCTCACCTCAAGCCACTCCCTCGTGAACCCTGTGGCCACGAGCGGCACTTTTCTGAGCTCCTCGACGTTTCTGGCCCCGACGAGGAACATGGCATTTCTTATTTCCTCTATGTAGCGCCTGAGGATTTTTATTACTCCATCAACGTCACCCTTGACCGCGGGCCTGAGCAGGGGCAGGGCAACTCCGGCAAAGGTCGCCCCCATCGCTAAAGCTTTCGCCATCGCTATGCCGTCCCTCATCCCGCCGGTGGCTATTATCGGGAGTTCTGTTGCATAGCGAACTTCCGCAACACTTATAGCGGTCTTTATGCCCCAGTCCCAGAACCTGAGGGCCATGTTTCTTCCCATCTCGTCCTTTGCGCGGTAGTACTCCACTCCGCTCCAGCTCGTCCCGCCGAGGCCACCCACATCAATGGCATCAATTCCGATGCTCTCAAGCCTTATCGCGACCTCCATGGAAACTCCAGCTCCCGTCTCCTTCGCTATAATCGGGTACGGGAACTCCGCCTTCAGCTCGGCCAAAGATTTCAAAACGCCCCTGTACTGGGTGTCTCCCTCGGGCTGGACGCTCTCCTGGAGCGGGTTGAGGTGTATCGCCAGGGCATCGGCCTGAATCGTCTCGACCGCTTTCAGGGCCTCATCAACCCCGTATCTGTCGGGCATGGTCTCGGCGAACTGCGGTGCCCCGAGGTTGCCGACGAGGAAGACGTCAGGGGCAACGTCGCGGACGTAGTAGCTCTCCCATGTTTCAGGCTTCCTTATCATCGCCCTCTGGCTGCCGACGCCCATCGGTATGTTCAGCTCCTGGGCGGCCTTCGCTAAAGTCTTGTTTATCTTGCCCGCGAGCTGAGAGCCCCTCGTTCCGCCGGTCATTCCGGCTATGAAAATCGGGTAATCGAACTTCCGCCCGAGAAACTCGACGCTCAGATCAACCTCGTCCTTGTCTATCTCGGGCAGGCTCATGTGGACGAAGTGAACGTCCTCAAAACCGTTGGAAACGTGGGCCTGGACGTTCCTCTTGAGGCAGTGCTCTATGTGCTCAAACTTCCTGATGACAGTGAGTTCCTCCCTATCAAAAGCCTCCATTTCAACCACCGAAGAGAGAACGGAGCAGAAGGTTAAGAGGTTTTTGGAGCGCGTGGATTTCTCAACTATCCATGCAATACCACAGCAAGACTTTAACCAGCACCACCCGACGGAATGCCGGCGGTGTTCATGGCGCTCACATCAGAATAAAGGAAGCGTGGGTTAAGGCAATCAGTCGCTTTCACACGGGAGTGTCGCGTTGAAGACTCTAACCTCCACCCAGCCGCCGCGCTTCCCCATATACAGTTCGACCCAGTGGGTTGTGTTGAAGTCAAAGAGCATCTCAAGCGTGCCGTTGCCAAAGACGGGGTAGTTCGGGCCGAGGCCGATCCTCGGTCGGAGGGCAATGTAATCCGGATTAACCTCCTCCCCACCGGTGTCGTGGAAGTAAGCGAAGATTACGGGAACCGACGAACAGATGGACCAGTTTGTTGCCACAAAAGGAACTTTTAGCCTACCACCGCTCACGTTTGGGGGAACGGGATAGACAACCCTCACCATTTCAACCTTCGGAACGGCCCAGCCGGGGGTGTCGTAGTACCAGACGGTATAATCAATCTCGCCCCTGGTTACCTGCCTCCCCACGGGATAAACCGTGAGGTTCACCCAGGGAAAGCCTGCTATGAGCGGGTAAACACTCCCAGATACGTGAACACCCGAGGGATAGAACAGGAACATCGAATCACGACCGTTCAGGAGCCGCTCCAGGGGCTTTCTCTGGAGATGCCACTCGATGACGAGTACAGACCCGTTCGACGTCTCTACAACGGAGCTAGTGACCCGGAGGCCCTCCGGGCCGGCCATGAAGTCGTTCAGAGCGCCCATTCTGGCGGCCGTTTCAATGCCGAGGAATGCCCATCCGAAGATCACAAGGATAAGTACAACGGCGAGAGCCTTTCTACCCATCACGAATCCCCGTGGTGAATACCCAGATGAAAATAAAAAGTTTACGCTTTGCAGGCGTTACCCTTTAATTCTCGTGCCGAAGCCGTCGCCCCTTATCGCCCCGCTCAGCCTTCCCGGAACCTTCCCGTTGACAAACCAGACCTCCGAGTGCTCTGCTATCTTCTTCGCTTCCTCCAGCTTGTTGCAGATTCCCCCGGTGACGTCGGTTCCGGCGGCGGTGCAGTGGAGCCTTTCGAGGAGGGAATCTATCTCCTCTCTGCTGAGACTCTGAATCAGTCCTCCCTCGCCAGGCTTGCCGTCGTAGATTCCGTCAACGTCCATGAGGAAGATAACCTTGTCCGGCTCAAGCATCTTGGCGAGGTAGGTAATGATCTGGTCGCCGGAGAGTATGTCGATGCCCTTCGCGAGGTCTATCGAGACGTCTCCGAAGAGAACGGGGATGAACCCAAGCTCCAGCAGCCTTTCCACGACCTCAATGTCTCCGTAGGCCACCTCGCCGTTCTCGGTTATGAAGACCGAAGATGTGGAGACTGAGAAGGCTGGCAAGTTCTCTCCGACGAACTCCCTGATAAACTTCGCGTTTGCCCGGAGCATGGCCTGATGGGTCTCGGTGAAGCCTATCCTCCGGAAGTTGGCGGTCTCCCAGTCCTCAGGGAGGCCGTCGCGTATACCGTACTTTTTCGCCTCAGGATGGCCGAAGCTCCCGCCTCCGTGAACGACGATGAAGTTCTCACGGGGATAAAACTTGGCTATCTCCTTCGCTATGTTCCTGACGGTTTCATGGTCAAAGTTCTCGGGCTCACCCTTCTTATCGCTGAAGACGCTGCCGCCGACTTTGACGATTATCATGGCAGGACCTCCTCTATCCTGAGTCCCTCGCGGCTTATCCTCGTTATCATCGGCGTTCCGCCGGCTATCGTTATGGCAGTTGCAACTTCGCTCTGGTTCTCCGGGGCCAGGGCGTACATGCAGCCGCCGCCACCTGCACCGGTTATCTTTGCTCCTATTGCCCCGGCAACCCTCGCGGCGTAGACCAGCTCGCTGAGCTTTTTCGTTGAAACTCCGAGGGCGTCTAGGAGGCCGTGATTGAGGTTCATGAGCCTTCCGAGCCGGGTGAAGCGGAGCTCCTCGTCGAGGTCAGAGGTTATAACGTCGCGGGCCTTCTCGACTATCTTGCCCATCGCAACGAGCACCGGTTCTATAACCTCTGGCATCTCCTCGTAGGTTCTCCTCACCATAGCCACGAGCTCCTTTGTTGAACCGCTCGAACCCGTGTAGCCGACGACTATGGGCAACTCCATGAAGGGCAGGTGCTCGAAGTCCCCCTTCTCGTAGTGGATGAAGCCGCCTATGGCCGAAACCGTTGGGTCTATACCGCTCGATGCCCCCTGGACGAGGAGTTCGACCTTATGGCCGAGCTTTCCTATCTCCTCGTTGGTCAGCTCAAGGCCGAGCAGTTTTGAGACCGCACCGATGGTCGCAACGGCAACCGCAGCGGATGAGCCGAGGCCAGCACCGACAGGAATTTGAGATGTTATCGAGACGGTTACACCCTTACCGTTCGCATCTGCCTCCTCCCTCACCAGCTCTATGGCCTGACGGACGTAGCTGAGGACTTCAGCGGCCTTTCCGTAGTCGCTCTCGAAGTAAATCTCGTCCTCGGAGAAGGATACCGTAAGGCCCGGAACGCGTATGTCCTTGGCCTCTATCTTTATCGCACCCCTATCGTTGAACCCTGCCCACACATAGGTTCTGAGGTCTATAGCTGCGGCTATCGCTGGTTTACCGTAAACGACGCTGTGCTCGCCGAAGAGTATAATTTTAGCCGGGGCAGATGCCAAAACCCTCATTTTTGACCCTCCAGGAGCTTTGTCATGACGTTTTCCAACTCATCGAGCTCGTTCTGAATCGTGTACCAGACAAGCGAGAGGTCAACGCCGAAATAAGCATGAATTAACTTATCTCTCATACGTATTTCACCTCTTTAAGAATCCGTTCCCTGATGCGTCTCTTCAGGGCCCCCTTGGTTACAAGGTCAACCTTAACTCCCAGCAGTTCTTCGAGGTATTCCTGTAAGCGGAGGAAGGTTATCATCCTTACGGGACGCTCAAATTCGACGAAAATGTCGACGTCACTGTCTTCCCTCTGCTCGTTCCGGGAATAGGAGCCAAAAACGCCAATACGCTTAACACAATATTTTTCACTCAGTTCCTTCCTGTGAGCACGCAGGATTTTTTGAACATCCACAAGTGTTTTAACGCGTGTGGCCTGCATGGTAGAAAATAAGAAAAGTCCCTTATCACCCTTTCGTTCACTTCCTTATCACGATGCTCGCGTAGCCGACGATGGCATCGGTGCTCCTGCTGACCTCGAAGCTCGTCGTGTAGTGCAACAGTTCTGCCTCAAGCGCTCCGGCAAAGCGGGAATAAACCATCGCAGTTCCGACTCCCCCAGGCCCGCACATGGTGTGGTTCATATCCCTCAGTTCCCTAAACATGCCCTTAACGTCGAAGTCGAGGATTCTCCTTATTACGCGGAAGTCCCACTCCTTTATCCGGTGGGGGAGCTCGCTCGCCCTCGCCCTGAAGGGCACGTAGCCGTACATTGGGCCGTAGTGCATGAAGTCGGTGCTCGCTACCACAACAACGTCCCTGCCGAGCTCCCTGGAGGCCTCAAAGACAGCCTTTCCGAGGTCTTCGGAAACCTCCTCGTCCTGAATGCCGAGGGCTATTGGAACTATTCTAACTTCCTTCCCGGCGAGCTCGCTGAGGTACTGGATGAACGGGAGCTGAACCTCTATCGAGTGCTCGTATTTGTGGGCCAGCTCATCGAGGTCGGCTATGCCAGAGAGCTTCGCTATAGCTTTGGCCATCTCGGAATCAACCTCGACGTCACCGAGCGGTGTGCGCCACTTTCCGGCCGGGTAGACCGCTATCGGAGAGCCCAGGCCGGTGTGATTCGGGCCGAGGATTACGAACGTTTCAGGAAAACCGTCCTCGAATATCGCCCTGTAGGTTCTCGAAGCCGTGTAGCCCGAAAAGACATAACCCGCATGCGGTGCAACTCCGGCCGTGATCCGTCTCTCGCTTCCCTCCTCGCCAAGGTTGCTGAAGAACTCCTCCAGCATCTCGATGAGCGCTTTGCCCGATGGATAGAAGCCACCGGCAACGGCAGGATACCTTACCTCCGCCATTCTCTCACCCCCAGCAATTTTTGGGATTCAATCCTTAAATACCTTCAACCGTCTTTAGCCCGGAGCCTGTAAGCGGGAGGAGCACTCTCGACCCGCCCTCAATCTCCCCCGATTCCATTAGCTTCCAGAGCGCCGCGAGAACCACCGCGGAGGTCGGCTCGACGAGGAAGCCATGTCTTTTGAGCCAGTTGAGCGCGCCTATTGTTTCAAGCTCATCCACACTTACGCACAGGCCGTTGGTTTCCTTAAGTGCCCTCTTCATCTCATGAAGCCGGGGAGGTTCAGGAATCGTTATACCCTCCGCAGTGTCGTTCTTCATTGATGAGCGCTCGCAGAGGCTCTCGTAGCCCGAAGCCTGAACAGCCACAAGTCTTGGGAGCCTATCAATTTCACCCATGTCCTTAAGTTCATTAAACCCCTTCCAAAGGCCGAGGAAGAGCGTCCCGCTGCCCACCGGCGATAGGACGTAGTCGGGAACGCCGAGTTGCTCGTAGGTCTCGAAGGCGACCGTCTTTGTTCCCTCGATGAAGTATGGATTGAGCCAGTGGGAGACGTAGGTCAGACCGCTCCGCTCCGCGAACTCCACTGCCCTCTCGTGAACAGCCATCCTGTCGCCGTCGACGAAATGCATCACCGCTCCAAGGCGCTGGAGGAGTGAGAGCTTTCCGGGGCTTGTATCGTAGGAAACGAACCCATGAACCCTGATCCCAGAAGCGAGGCCGTAGAGGGCAAAGCTCAGGGCGGCGTTTCCGGAGCTGTCGAGGACGACCTCGGTGATGCCCTCCTCCCTCAGCTTCGCCACCGTCACGTAGGTGCCCCTGTCCTTAAAGGAGCCGGTTGGCTGGAGGTATTCGAGCTTGAAGAACCCACTGACTTGGCCGATCCGAAGGGCGCTCACAGGGGTTATCGCCGGCGTTGCTGGAGGGAGGTAATCCTCGTCCACCGGAAGGAAATTGAGGTAGCGCCGCATATCAATATGGGGCCTGAGGCTACCAAAGAAATCGACGTAGTCCCTCTCCACAAGCAGAGTGCCGCCGCAGTCACAGGTCAGGCGAAACGTCTCAGGGTACACCTTTCCGCAGTGTGAACAGACGAGCATGGTACCACCCAAGGGTTTTTAGGTTCCGGCGGCAATACATAACGCACAGAGAATAAAAAGGTGGTTGCCATGGTTGAGAAGTTCGTTTCAGCCGAGAGACCCCAGACGGAAGAGGGTTATCAGTATCACATAGCCTGCAAGCCGGGGGACGTTTCGAGGTACGTCCTCCTGCCGGGAGACCCCGAGAGGGTGCCAAAGATAAGCTCCCTCTGGGACGAGGCGAGGGAGATAGCATTCCACAGGGAATACAGAACGCACACCGGAAAGTACAAAGGCGTGCCGATAAGCGTGATCTCGACGGGAATAGGCGGCCCCTCGACGGCGATAGCGGTAGAGGAGCTGGCCGCGATAGGCGCGGACACATTCATCCGCGTTGGCTCCACCGGTGCAATCCAGCCGGGAATGGAAATCGGAGACCTAATTATAGCGAAGGCCGCCGTGAGGCTTGAGGGGACATCGAAGCAGTATGTCCGCATTGAGTATCCTGCCGTTGCGGACCTCGAAGTTACCCTCGCCCTTATCGAGGCCGCGGAGACTTTGGGCGTGCGCTACCACATCGGTATCACCGCCTCGACCGACAGCTTCTACCTCGGCCAGGGAAGGCAGGGACTCAAGGGCTACTTCCCGAGCTTTGCGAAGAACATAATGGACGACCTGAGGCAGGCCAACGTCACCAACTTCGAGATGGAGGCCGCGACGCTCTACACACTTTCCAGCATCTACGGGCTGAGGGCCGGCTGCGTCTGCTCCGTCTTCGCCAACAGGGTAACCAACGAGTTCGGCAAGGCCGGGGAGAAGGAGGCCGCCCTCGTTGCCAGCGAGGCCGTAAAGATACTCGCGGAGTGGGACGAGGAGAAAGAGAGGGCAGGAAAGAAAGTCTGGTTCCCGGGGCTGAGGGGTTGATATGGACACAAAACTCCTCACCGTCAAAAGCCTGCTAGCAGAGAGAAAACGTGAAGAGGCCCTAAACATTGCAGAGGACATAACCGACAGATACTGGCGCGACTACGCCCTCAAATGGGTGGCCGAGGCCTACGCCGAAAACCCCGAGAGGGCCCTGGAGATAGCCCAAAGAATCGTGGCCCCCACCATAAGAGACGAGGCCCTGCGCTCCCTCTCGTATTTATTTTCAAAGGCGGGGAACTTCAAAGCAGCCCTCGAGGCAGCGAGGATGATAACAAATCAGTTCACACGGAAAAAGGCATTTAGGACTGTGAGCAACTACCTCGCAAAGAGCATCATACAGAAAGGCGTTTCGGAGGTAAGGCTGAGTGAGCTCGATCTCACTGACCGCGACATCGAGGATCTGAAGCCCCTCCCGTACGGACTGGCGTACAAGGACGGAAAGATAATGCCGGGCGCCAAAATTCTGCCGATCAAAGGCGAGATGAAAATGGGGATAATACCGCGGTTTGAAAAAAGGCTCGAGGGCAGAACCCCTCCAAAGCCGGTTTTCGCGGGAGAAAATACCGAGAAAACCGAGTACGTCTCAGAGTACATACTCAAGCTCATCGATGAGGGAGACCTCGAGGAGGCAAGGAAACTCGCCAAGGGGCTGGCCGAGCCCATGAGAAGCGCCCTGCTGGAAGAGATTGGAATGAGGTATCTCGAAAGGGGCAACGTTGAGACCGCTGAGAAGATATTCGAGGAACTGGTGCGAGCGGACATGCTGGGGGCAGCACTGATTGGGCTTCACCCTGAGGACGAAAACAGGATACCGTACTATCTCTCCAAGGTGTACAACCCCGCGACCAGACTTTTGGTTATCTACGAAGCCACAAAGAGGAAGGGTGTGAGGGAGGACTTCCTTAGAAGAACCCTTCTCTGGGCCACGGATGAATGGAAGCTCGGCAGGATTTTGAAGTTCCTGGCGTTTGAAATGCTGAACGAAGCTAAACGTACCGGCGATGATGGCCTGAGAAAAACCTCAAAAAGCCTCTTCGAGCTGGGAAAACGCATAGAGAATGGTTCACTCATTAAGTCGTGAACTTTTTTGAATGGACATTCAGAGGAACATGCCAGCGGTTAGAACAGGGGATTGTGGCGCCCCGGCGGGGATTCGAACCCCGGACCTCAAGGTCCGCAGCCTTGCGCCCTATCCAGACTAGGCCACCGGGGCACTTGCCAGCTAAACCTTCCCGGAAACGCTTTATAAATTTAACCGTCCCGCGGGACCGAAAGATTTATAAATCACCCGCAGGTGAGTATGTAACGGGCCGCGGAGTGCGGTGGTAGTCTAGCCTGGTCTAGGACAGCGGCCTGCCACGCCGCTGGCCCGGGTTCAAATCCCGGCCACCGCACCACCATTCTAACAAACTTCGCGCAGGCGAAGTTTGACCAAGGTTTGTAGCTCCTTCTTGAAGTTCCAAGTTCTTAAGCGGTTTCTCATTAAGGGTGCATTTGAAGATGGAGAACCTGCGGGATTGCTTTCTTTTGGCGTGGGTTTGACTTTTAAAAAGACGCCCGAAGGGCGTCAAAGAGGAGTAAACCCCCTGTAAATGGCTTCTTTTATAGGGTTCTAGCTCGGAGGGGGAAGCTTTAAGTTGGAAACTAAAGCATGAGGACACCTCAAGCGAGGAGTTACCAGCTTTTGGTGAAGCTTTTCCCAAAAGCTTCCTTCGGCTTGCCTTTAAAATCAGAGGTTTCAAAGTTTGAACGCCCACTCGACTATCGTCTTGTTACTTTTCGACACAGTAAAATTTATAAAGTCCAAAGTTCAGTTCACTCCGGCGGGAGTGCAGGCGGGGGATACTTCGCTAATCTTGTGCCGACAGATGGTCGGTGGGGGTCTATCCCCCATCCCCCGCCGATTTTCTCCGCCGGGGTGATAA encodes:
- the fni gene encoding type 2 isopentenyl-diphosphate Delta-isomerase, yielding MEAFDREELTVIRKFEHIEHCLKRNVQAHVSNGFEDVHFVHMSLPEIDKDEVDLSVEFLGRKFDYPIFIAGMTGGTRGSQLAGKINKTLAKAAQELNIPMGVGSQRAMIRKPETWESYYVRDVAPDVFLVGNLGAPQFAETMPDRYGVDEALKAVETIQADALAIHLNPLQESVQPEGDTQYRGVLKSLAELKAEFPYPIIAKETGAGVSMEVAIRLESIGIDAIDVGGLGGTSWSGVEYYRAKDEMGRNMALRFWDWGIKTAISVAEVRYATELPIIATGGMRDGIAMAKALAMGATFAGVALPLLRPAVKGDVDGVIKILRRYIEEIRNAMFLVGARNVEELRKVPLVATGFTREWLEVRIDLAEFLRARRRKA
- a CDS encoding isopentenyl phosphate kinase, which produces MIIVKVGGSVFSDKKGEPENFDHETVRNIAKEIAKFYPRENFIVVHGGGSFGHPEAKKYGIRDGLPEDWETANFRRIGFTETHQAMLRANAKFIREFVGENLPAFSVSTSSVFITENGEVAYGDIEVVERLLELGFIPVLFGDVSIDLAKGIDILSGDQIITYLAKMLEPDKVIFLMDVDGIYDGKPGEGGLIQSLSREEIDSLLERLHCTAAGTDVTGGICNKLEEAKKIAEHSEVWFVNGKVPGRLSGAIRGDGFGTRIKG
- a CDS encoding mevalonate kinase, which translates into the protein MRVLASAPAKIILFGEHSVVYGKPAIAAAIDLRTYVWAGFNDRGAIKIEAKDIRVPGLTVSFSEDEIYFESDYGKAAEVLSYVRQAIELVREEADANGKGVTVSITSQIPVGAGLGSSAAVAVATIGAVSKLLGLELTNEEIGKLGHKVELLVQGASSGIDPTVSAIGGFIHYEKGDFEHLPFMELPIVVGYTGSSGSTKELVAMVRRTYEEMPEVIEPVLVAMGKIVEKARDVITSDLDEELRFTRLGRLMNLNHGLLDALGVSTKKLSELVYAARVAGAIGAKITGAGGGGCMYALAPENQSEVATAITIAGGTPMITRISREGLRIEEVLP
- a CDS encoding HepT-like ribonuclease domain-containing protein, with amino-acid sequence MRDKLIHAYFGVDLSLVWYTIQNELDELENVMTKLLEGQK
- a CDS encoding nucleotidyltransferase family protein, which produces MQATRVKTLVDVQKILRAHRKELSEKYCVKRIGVFGSYSRNEQREDSDVDIFVEFERPVRMITFLRLQEYLEELLGVKVDLVTKGALKRRIRERILKEVKYV
- a CDS encoding MEMO1 family protein, whose amino-acid sequence is MAEVRYPAVAGGFYPSGKALIEMLEEFFSNLGEEGSERRITAGVAPHAGYVFSGYTASRTYRAIFEDGFPETFVILGPNHTGLGSPIAVYPAGKWRTPLGDVEVDSEMAKAIAKLSGIADLDELAHKYEHSIEVQLPFIQYLSELAGKEVRIVPIALGIQDEEVSEDLGKAVFEASRELGRDVVVVASTDFMHYGPMYGYVPFRARASELPHRIKEWDFRVIRRILDFDVKGMFRELRDMNHTMCGPGGVGTAMVYSRFAGALEAELLHYTTSFEVSRSTDAIVGYASIVIRK
- a CDS encoding pyridoxal-phosphate dependent enzyme, with the protein product MLVCSHCGKVYPETFRLTCDCGGTLLVERDYVDFFGSLRPHIDMRRYLNFLPVDEDYLPPATPAITPVSALRIGQVSGFFKLEYLQPTGSFKDRGTYVTVAKLREEGITEVVLDSSGNAALSFALYGLASGIRVHGFVSYDTSPGKLSLLQRLGAVMHFVDGDRMAVHERAVEFAERSGLTYVSHWLNPYFIEGTKTVAFETYEQLGVPDYVLSPVGSGTLFLGLWKGFNELKDMGEIDRLPRLVAVQASGYESLCERSSMKNDTAEGITIPEPPRLHEMKRALKETNGLCVSVDELETIGALNWLKRHGFLVEPTSAVVLAALWKLMESGEIEGGSRVLLPLTGSGLKTVEGI
- the udp gene encoding uridine phosphorylase, whose translation is MVEKFVSAERPQTEEGYQYHIACKPGDVSRYVLLPGDPERVPKISSLWDEAREIAFHREYRTHTGKYKGVPISVISTGIGGPSTAIAVEELAAIGADTFIRVGSTGAIQPGMEIGDLIIAKAAVRLEGTSKQYVRIEYPAVADLEVTLALIEAAETLGVRYHIGITASTDSFYLGQGRQGLKGYFPSFAKNIMDDLRQANVTNFEMEAATLYTLSSIYGLRAGCVCSVFANRVTNEFGKAGEKEAALVASEAVKILAEWDEEKERAGKKVWFPGLRG
- a CDS encoding tetratricopeptide repeat protein: MDTKLLTVKSLLAERKREEALNIAEDITDRYWRDYALKWVAEAYAENPERALEIAQRIVAPTIRDEALRSLSYLFSKAGNFKAALEAARMITNQFTRKKAFRTVSNYLAKSIIQKGVSEVRLSELDLTDRDIEDLKPLPYGLAYKDGKIMPGAKILPIKGEMKMGIIPRFEKRLEGRTPPKPVFAGENTEKTEYVSEYILKLIDEGDLEEARKLAKGLAEPMRSALLEEIGMRYLERGNVETAEKIFEELVRADMLGAALIGLHPEDENRIPYYLSKVYNPATRLLVIYEATKRKGVREDFLRRTLLWATDEWKLGRILKFLAFEMLNEAKRTGDDGLRKTSKSLFELGKRIENGSLIKS